In Desulfofustis limnaeus, the genomic stretch CGCTTGTTCCCTTTCGCTGGCGGTTGCCGAGGAGCCGTCGCCTGAGCGATCAATTGAGCAGATTCCGCGCGGCCGGATTGACCCGGCGTTGATTCCCACCGCCTATGCCGGCACCGAGTCGTTCCGCTTCGATGTCTCCTACACCGGCGGACTCAAGCTCGGGGAACTGCATATGGAGCTGAGCAGGTTGGAAGAGCGGCCCGACGCTTTTCAGATCCATTCCCGGGTGACCACCGAAGACGGCTTGTTCTCTGCCATCTATCCGATCGAGGATGTCCACCTGACCAAGGTTGCCGGGCCGCAGCGGCTGCCCTATTATTACGAGGTTTGGCAGAAGGAGGGGTTCAGTTACGAAGCCCATCGGATCACGAAATACGACCAGAAGCGCGGCAGAATCGCTTACTGGCATAACGACAAGCCGGCCGAGATCTACGAGGTGGGCGGCGGTATCCAGAACGAGTTTTCCTCTTTTTTTGCCAGCCGAATCATGCCGCTCGAACCGGGCCAGCCGTTCATCGTCTCTACGTTTGCCGATCACCAGCGTAATGAAGTGGTCGTCATGGTCCGAACCAGGGAACAATTGGAAGAGACCCTGTTCGACACGGTGGATACGGTGGTGGTCGAGCCGAT encodes the following:
- a CDS encoding DUF3108 domain-containing protein; this translates as MMTRASILVVLQLMLACSLSLAVAEEPSPERSIEQIPRGRIDPALIPTAYAGTESFRFDVSYTGGLKLGELHMELSRLEERPDAFQIHSRVTTEDGLFSAIYPIEDVHLTKVAGPQRLPYYYEVWQKEGFSYEAHRITKYDQKRGRIAYWHNDKPAEIYEVGGGIQNEFSSFFASRIMPLEPGQPFIVSTFADHQRNEVVVMVRTREQLEETLFDTVDTVVVEPIMKFSGLYDKRGDTVIWYTDDECRVPVLVNSKLLIGSLTAKLVAYHNPACPQYDNTVLEKYQKQYPNHTPRP